In bacterium, a single genomic region encodes these proteins:
- the greA gene encoding transcription elongation factor GreA — MKSNRNARPNNVEKETILTAAGLRKVEGELDQLRGPRRKEIAERIKLAKEFGDLSENAEYDDAKNEQAFVEGRILQLEHMLRSARVIDGSAAIGDAVSAGATVRLKDLATGDELRYTIVGSTEADPLLHLISNESPVGEALIGRKKGETVKIRIPAGEIRYKILEIVR, encoded by the coding sequence ATGAAGAGCAACAGAAACGCTCGACCCAACAACGTTGAGAAGGAAACCATCCTCACGGCCGCCGGGCTCCGCAAGGTCGAGGGGGAACTCGATCAGTTGAGGGGACCCCGTCGCAAGGAGATCGCGGAGCGCATCAAGCTGGCAAAAGAGTTCGGCGATCTCTCGGAGAACGCGGAGTACGACGACGCCAAGAACGAGCAGGCCTTCGTCGAGGGGCGTATCCTTCAGCTGGAGCACATGCTGCGCAGCGCGCGTGTGATTGACGGCAGCGCAGCCATCGGCGACGCGGTGTCGGCGGGCGCCACGGTGCGTCTCAAGGATCTTGCCACGGGGGACGAGCTGAGATACACGATCGTCGGCTCCACCGAGGCCGATCCCCTGCTTCACCTCATCAGCAACGAATCGCCGGTGGGTGAGGCGCTCATCGGACGCAAGAAGGGCGAGACCGTGAAGATCCGCATCCCTGCCGGGGAGATCAGGTACAAGATTCTTGAAATCGTCCGGTAG
- a CDS encoding ATP-dependent Clp protease ATP-binding subunit: MFERFTERARRVIILAQEEAKRLNHSAVGTEHILLGIIREGEGVASKVLESLNISPERVRSEVEGAIGRGERSPHEEVAFTPRAKKVLELALDEARRLGHNYIGTEHLLLGLIREGEGVAFRVLEALGADLDRIRAQVVYLLGEEGTTSFAKQASKTPTLDEYGRDLTKLARDGKLDPVIGRDREIERVIQVLSRRTKNNPALIGEPGVGKTAITEGLAQRIVSGDVPDVLRGKRTVQLDLASLVAGTKYRGEFEERMKKVMEEIRKAQGEVVLFVDELHTLVGAGAAEGAIDASNILKPALSRGELQCIGATTLDEYRKYVERDAGLERRFQPILVSEPNVEQTIEILRGLRERYEAHHGVRISDEALVAAATLAEKYISDRFLPDKAIDLMDEASSKIRLQASFLPQEVRQAMERVERAKREKEEASKAEDFERAAQLRDRERVLRQKLDEMEGSISRDKHKSDLNAVTADDIADIVSSWTGIPVTRLVEEESHKLLRMEESLHERIVGQDDAVRAVSKAVRRARAGLKDPRRPIGSFIFLGPTGVGKTELARALAEFLFGDEGALIRIDMSEYSERHTVSRLVGSPPGYVGYDEGGQLTEAVRRRPFSVVLFDEIEKAHPEIFNVLLQILDDGRLTDAQGRAVDFKNAVIIMTSNVGAPQLNKEIGIGFRASGYDDTVDRERVYQRMRDHVMEELRRTFRPEFLNRLDEMIVFRPLTSEQIMEIVGILVERVRRELRSQKMDMELTPAAREVLAREGFDPAFGARPLRRAIQRLVEDPLSDELLRGQFTSGDMLVVDARDGQIVFERKREPALAE; this comes from the coding sequence ATGTTTGAACGGTTCACGGAGCGCGCTCGCCGCGTAATCATCCTCGCTCAGGAAGAGGCCAAGCGCCTCAACCACAGCGCTGTGGGGACCGAGCACATTTTGCTGGGCATCATCCGAGAGGGCGAGGGGGTGGCCAGCAAGGTCCTGGAGAGCCTGAACATCAGCCCTGAGCGGGTGCGCTCCGAGGTCGAGGGCGCCATCGGGCGTGGGGAGCGCTCGCCTCACGAGGAGGTCGCCTTCACCCCACGGGCCAAGAAGGTGCTTGAGCTGGCGCTGGACGAGGCCAGGCGCCTCGGGCACAACTACATTGGCACCGAGCATCTCCTGCTGGGCCTGATCCGTGAAGGAGAAGGCGTGGCATTCCGCGTGCTGGAGGCGCTGGGCGCCGACCTGGACCGCATCCGCGCGCAGGTGGTCTATCTCCTGGGCGAGGAGGGCACCACCTCGTTCGCCAAGCAGGCGAGCAAGACGCCCACGCTGGACGAGTACGGTCGCGACCTCACCAAGCTTGCCCGAGACGGCAAGCTCGACCCGGTCATTGGGCGCGATCGTGAGATCGAGCGCGTTATCCAGGTGCTCTCCCGTCGTACGAAGAACAATCCCGCGCTCATTGGGGAGCCCGGTGTTGGCAAGACAGCCATCACCGAAGGGCTGGCCCAGCGGATCGTGAGCGGCGACGTGCCCGACGTGTTGCGTGGGAAGCGCACCGTTCAACTTGACCTGGCCTCGCTGGTCGCGGGCACCAAGTACCGCGGCGAGTTCGAAGAGCGCATGAAGAAGGTAATGGAAGAGATCCGCAAGGCACAGGGCGAGGTGGTGCTGTTCGTTGACGAGCTGCACACCCTGGTGGGCGCCGGCGCCGCCGAGGGCGCCATTGACGCCAGCAACATCCTCAAGCCCGCGCTTTCGCGAGGGGAGCTGCAGTGCATAGGCGCCACAACGCTTGACGAGTACCGGAAGTACGTCGAGCGCGATGCCGGGTTGGAGCGCCGCTTCCAGCCGATCCTTGTCTCTGAGCCAAACGTCGAGCAGACCATCGAGATTCTCCGAGGCCTGCGCGAGCGGTACGAGGCGCACCACGGGGTCAGAATCAGCGACGAGGCCCTCGTGGCCGCGGCGACGCTTGCCGAGAAGTACATCTCAGACAGGTTCCTGCCGGACAAGGCGATTGACCTGATGGACGAGGCCTCGTCCAAGATCCGCCTGCAGGCTTCTTTCCTGCCCCAGGAAGTGCGCCAGGCGATGGAACGGGTGGAGCGGGCCAAGCGCGAGAAGGAAGAGGCCAGCAAGGCGGAGGATTTCGAGCGCGCTGCGCAACTGCGCGACCGTGAGCGGGTGCTCCGACAGAAGTTGGACGAAATGGAGGGGTCAATCAGTCGCGACAAACACAAGTCGGACCTCAACGCCGTGACCGCAGACGACATCGCCGACATCGTGAGCTCCTGGACCGGCATCCCGGTTACGCGTCTGGTCGAAGAGGAGTCGCACAAGCTGTTGCGCATGGAGGAGTCGTTGCACGAGCGGATCGTGGGCCAGGACGACGCGGTGCGGGCTGTGAGCAAGGCGGTGCGGCGGGCGCGGGCCGGCCTGAAGGATCCCCGCCGGCCCATCGGTTCGTTCATTTTCCTTGGACCTACCGGGGTCGGCAAGACCGAGCTTGCCCGGGCGCTGGCCGAGTTCCTGTTCGGGGACGAGGGTGCGCTCATCCGCATAGACATGTCGGAATACAGCGAGCGGCACACCGTCAGCCGGCTGGTCGGTTCGCCACCCGGTTATGTGGGCTACGACGAGGGAGGTCAGCTCACCGAGGCGGTACGCCGCCGGCCTTTCTCGGTTGTGCTCTTCGACGAGATCGAGAAGGCCCACCCCGAGATCTTCAACGTGCTGCTGCAGATCCTTGACGACGGCCGCCTGACCGACGCCCAGGGGCGCGCCGTGGACTTTAAGAATGCGGTCATCATCATGACAAGCAACGTGGGCGCCCCGCAGCTCAACAAGGAGATCGGGATCGGATTTCGGGCATCGGGATACGACGACACGGTGGACCGCGAGCGTGTCTACCAGCGCATGCGCGATCACGTGATGGAGGAGCTGCGCCGGACGTTCCGGCCCGAGTTCCTCAACCGCCTGGACGAGATGATTGTGTTTAGGCCGTTGACGAGCGAACAGATAATGGAGATCGTTGGGATCCTGGTGGAGCGGGTGCGGCGCGA